Below is a window of Streptomyces genisteinicus DNA.
CCTCGGGCCCTGGATCGGGCGGCGCCTGCGCGGGGAGAGCTCCGGCGACCACGTGCTGGCCAAGCGTCCGGACCTGCTCCCGCTCTGACCTCCGGGTGCGGTCGCCGGTCCTTCTCCGGCCCCTCCCGGCCCCTGGGTGGGGCCGGGTCAGCGCGCCGTCGCCGTGAGCTCCGCACGGTCGACGCCCAGCTCCCTGGCCAGCGCGTCGTCCGTCCACTCCAGCATGGCCGCGCGGGACAGCGTGCCCTCGTAGGACGTCATCTGGACCGCGAGGCCGTCGAGGAACGCGGTGAGCCGCCACGCGGCGGAGGCCGGGTCCTCGCAGCGGAACTCGCCGGACGCCGTGCCCTCCGCGATCACCTCCGTGAGCGCGGCCTTCCACTGCTGGTCCAGGCCCCGGGACACCTCGCGGAGCGCCGGATCCCGCAAGGACGCCGACCATGCCTCGATCCACAGGCGCCACCCCTTCGCCTGCCCGGTCGGCGCGTACCACCGCACCGCCGTGCGCAGTCGGCGCAGGGCCGAGGTGCGGCGCCCGAGCAGTCTGCGCAGATGGGCGAGGTCGGCATCGGCGGCGTGGGTGAAGGCGGCCGCGACGAGCTGCTCCTTGGAGGCGAAGTGGTACAGCACCAGGGCGTTGCTCACGCCGAGTGCGGCGGCGACGTCGGCGATGCGGACCGCTGCCGCGCCGTGCTGCCCGATCTGCTCGACCGCGGCGGTGAGCAACTCCTCCCGCCGCTCGGGGACGCTTCTTCGCACTCTGCCCACGGCGGTCACCCTACACAGCGGATCTTGGCCGGGGTCAGCCCGCGGAGCTGATAATTCCGGTGTCTCGCGGGCCGGTTGGGAGCACGCCCCTCCCGCACCGCGCGCTCCGTGCGCCCCGTCCGCGCGCCGGGTCCCGTGCGACACGCGCCGGCCGCGCCGCACGGCCGCGTCGCGGGTCTCCTCCCGCCCGCCGCGCCGAGTCGCCCGGGCGGGGGAGCGGGGGTCGCGGCGGCAGGGTTCCGGTCCGCCGTCCGGCACGCCCCGGAACACGGCGGCGCGGGTGGGCGTTGGCGAGGGCGGGGGCCGGGGTGGCGTACGCCCGTTCCCCGAACCGTACAGATCCGCACATAATGAATGGACCCCGACACCAGGAGGTGCCGTGACCGGCGCTGGTTC
It encodes the following:
- a CDS encoding TetR/AcrR family transcriptional regulator, whose protein sequence is MGRVRRSVPERREELLTAAVEQIGQHGAAAVRIADVAAALGVSNALVLYHFASKEQLVAAAFTHAADADLAHLRRLLGRRTSALRRLRTAVRWYAPTGQAKGWRLWIEAWSASLRDPALREVSRGLDQQWKAALTEVIAEGTASGEFRCEDPASAAWRLTAFLDGLAVQMTSYEGTLSRAAMLEWTDDALARELGVDRAELTATAR